The Peribacillus simplex genome contains a region encoding:
- a CDS encoding S8 family serine peptidase, which produces MIKRSLSILAIFLLVFTASVSAAKLPNPPSGSGDAGKKNQESIIKLKKNDLGKKYKSNEKVRVIVEMKEAPAIETASKEGKLFKQLSKNKKQQLKSEKLANQKKLKKKVKEKKIAFKELESFTTVVNGFSGEIQYGEIKKVEAMPEVAEVHIANEYERPVEKPEMLYSKELVQAQEAWREYGYKGEGMVVGIIDTGIDPSHRDMVLNDENKAELTESEISGMKESSHLLGNYYTAKVPYGYNYMDENEEILDLGEGASMHGMHVAGTAGANGDEENGGIKGVAPEAQLLALKVFGNDPDMQTTWGDIYIKAIDDAIILGADVLNMSLGSTAGFVSAEDPEQQAVSRAVDNGILMSISAGNSAHFGNGFANPSASNPDIGVSGSPGLAYDSVQVASVENNYMDLDAATYDINGQAGKAPFMSASSVHPNALKDKTHDLVAAGLGTPEELSKVDVKGKFALIERGTLSFIEKAQNAQAAGATGVIIYNNADGYISMATDPSITIPQLFMLKSDGAKLKAALTDGEKVKVTFNGDKTKAVNPEAGKMSSFSSWGVAPNLDFKPEITAPGGQIYSTLNNDEYGMMSGTSMAAPHVSGGSALVLERVDKEFKLEGSARAKLAKNLMMNTSKPLTDQGVVNKALDWENPYSPRRQGAGVMQLQSALSTPAVVTEAFTKEAKVAMKEIGNKFAFTLKVENFSNKAVKYDVKGNIQTDYAIQGQLGYSADELEAQEIKNASIKINNKNTNKITVPAKKSVTFEVKVDISDAKVLGDDLQTLVDIDKVFPNGYFVEGFISLKDPADTNPELNVPFVGFKGEWDKAPILDGTKYDKESFYGMAGGVSTAGEDFTYLGYNPAGKTFNGKNIAISPNGDGAQDDFVPVLSFLRNAKKVEYNILNGENKSVRKLRTEKNVRKDYYDGGQGTAYTLDPARKWDGKINNALAKDGVYYFEIKAMIDYEGAKWQTFKMPIKIDTVKPTVKISKKGNVLTIQGKDNLNGSGLAYYDVQVDGASIMEEPLPANAKQFTLPDVKGEKVQVVAIDYAGNEKTAETELASDSAPIDNHAPAVKIKSPEALSVNNKNKIKITGEIEEASGITEFKIDNKTVPVTYNKTNNKYQFSYEKNFVDGVQSFTVKATDKWDNTVSFKRTIMVDATKPGLKVKGVPETVGAKGKNPKVDVTVEDNFDEIRLYLNGSEVFYHEFKEPYKMRAYKKKIEDLELPLKTGNNKIEFKVTDLAGNESKKSFNINKAKK; this is translated from the coding sequence TTGATTAAACGCAGCTTGTCCATTCTAGCAATCTTTCTATTAGTATTTACTGCAAGCGTTTCCGCAGCCAAGCTCCCAAATCCCCCGTCAGGCTCGGGCGATGCAGGTAAGAAGAATCAGGAAAGTATTATAAAGCTGAAGAAAAATGATTTGGGGAAGAAATACAAAAGCAATGAGAAGGTCAGGGTCATCGTAGAGATGAAGGAAGCCCCGGCAATAGAAACAGCTTCGAAAGAAGGGAAACTTTTTAAACAGTTATCGAAAAATAAGAAACAACAATTAAAGTCCGAAAAGCTGGCTAATCAGAAGAAATTGAAAAAAAAGGTGAAAGAGAAAAAAATAGCTTTCAAGGAACTTGAAAGTTTTACGACAGTCGTCAATGGGTTCAGTGGTGAAATTCAGTATGGTGAAATCAAAAAGGTGGAAGCCATGCCTGAAGTTGCTGAAGTACATATTGCGAATGAATATGAACGTCCTGTAGAAAAACCCGAGATGCTTTATAGTAAAGAACTTGTCCAAGCCCAGGAAGCTTGGCGGGAATATGGATATAAAGGGGAAGGGATGGTCGTCGGGATTATTGATACCGGAATCGACCCATCTCACCGTGATATGGTCCTGAACGACGAGAATAAGGCTGAACTGACTGAAAGTGAAATAAGCGGGATGAAGGAATCTAGCCATCTATTAGGCAATTATTATACGGCGAAGGTACCTTATGGATACAATTACATGGATGAAAATGAAGAAATCCTTGACCTTGGTGAAGGGGCTTCCATGCATGGAATGCATGTAGCAGGTACGGCTGGTGCCAATGGAGATGAAGAGAACGGCGGCATTAAAGGGGTTGCTCCAGAAGCCCAGCTGCTTGCTTTGAAGGTCTTCGGGAATGATCCCGACATGCAGACAACATGGGGCGATATATACATTAAGGCGATTGACGATGCCATCATCCTTGGGGCGGATGTGCTGAATATGAGCCTTGGCTCCACTGCAGGTTTTGTATCGGCAGAAGATCCGGAGCAGCAGGCGGTCTCCCGGGCTGTTGATAATGGGATCCTCATGTCGATTTCAGCAGGAAACTCGGCGCACTTTGGAAATGGATTTGCAAACCCATCTGCCTCGAATCCCGATATTGGCGTTTCAGGTTCACCTGGACTTGCTTACGATTCGGTACAAGTGGCATCGGTAGAGAATAACTATATGGATTTGGATGCAGCGACTTATGATATAAACGGACAAGCAGGTAAAGCTCCATTCATGTCGGCTTCAAGCGTCCATCCCAATGCTTTGAAGGATAAAACACATGACTTGGTGGCTGCAGGTCTTGGGACGCCGGAAGAGCTTTCCAAAGTGGATGTTAAAGGCAAGTTCGCCCTCATCGAACGCGGCACGCTTTCTTTTATAGAAAAGGCGCAAAATGCCCAGGCAGCAGGAGCGACAGGAGTCATCATTTACAATAATGCTGACGGATATATTTCCATGGCCACAGATCCAAGCATCACCATTCCTCAGCTGTTCATGTTGAAATCGGATGGTGCAAAGCTGAAAGCGGCCTTAACGGATGGAGAAAAGGTGAAGGTTACCTTTAATGGTGATAAAACAAAAGCTGTAAATCCAGAAGCAGGGAAAATGAGCTCATTCAGTTCATGGGGAGTCGCACCGAACTTGGATTTCAAACCAGAAATCACTGCTCCGGGCGGACAAATTTATTCGACGCTGAACAACGATGAATATGGAATGATGAGCGGTACTTCGATGGCGGCACCACATGTTTCCGGAGGCTCGGCGCTTGTTCTTGAGAGAGTGGATAAAGAATTTAAGTTAGAAGGATCTGCCCGGGCTAAGTTAGCTAAGAATCTGATGATGAATACTTCAAAACCATTAACGGATCAGGGTGTCGTCAATAAGGCCCTTGACTGGGAAAACCCTTACTCGCCTCGCAGGCAGGGAGCCGGAGTCATGCAGCTGCAATCCGCATTGTCCACACCTGCTGTCGTGACCGAGGCATTCACGAAAGAAGCGAAGGTTGCAATGAAGGAGATCGGCAATAAGTTCGCCTTCACTTTAAAGGTTGAAAACTTCAGCAACAAAGCGGTCAAGTATGATGTAAAAGGAAACATCCAGACGGACTATGCAATCCAGGGACAACTGGGTTATTCCGCTGATGAGCTGGAAGCACAGGAAATTAAGAACGCTTCGATTAAAATCAATAATAAAAATACAAATAAGATTACCGTTCCTGCAAAAAAATCGGTTACATTCGAAGTGAAAGTGGACATATCCGATGCAAAGGTACTTGGCGATGACCTTCAGACTCTTGTAGACATTGACAAGGTCTTTCCAAACGGATATTTTGTTGAAGGGTTCATTTCATTGAAGGATCCAGCCGATACGAATCCGGAACTGAATGTACCGTTTGTAGGGTTTAAAGGGGAGTGGGACAAAGCCCCGATCCTGGATGGCACTAAATATGACAAAGAGTCTTTCTATGGCATGGCAGGAGGAGTATCGACAGCAGGTGAAGATTTCACTTATCTCGGCTATAACCCTGCGGGAAAAACATTCAATGGTAAAAATATTGCGATTTCCCCAAATGGTGATGGTGCACAGGATGACTTCGTGCCGGTCCTATCATTCTTACGGAATGCGAAAAAAGTAGAATACAATATATTGAATGGTGAGAACAAGTCTGTCCGGAAACTTCGCACAGAGAAAAATGTACGTAAGGACTATTATGATGGCGGACAAGGGACTGCATACACCCTGGATCCGGCCCGTAAATGGGATGGTAAAATCAATAATGCACTCGCTAAGGATGGGGTCTATTATTTTGAAATCAAAGCGATGATAGATTACGAGGGTGCGAAATGGCAGACGTTTAAAATGCCTATCAAAATCGATACGGTAAAGCCGACAGTCAAGATTTCGAAAAAAGGCAATGTATTGACCATCCAAGGTAAGGATAATCTGAATGGTTCAGGGCTTGCTTATTACGATGTACAAGTAGATGGAGCATCCATCATGGAAGAACCGCTCCCGGCGAATGCGAAACAATTCACCCTACCTGATGTAAAAGGGGAAAAGGTTCAGGTTGTGGCAATTGACTATGCAGGTAATGAAAAAACGGCTGAAACCGAATTGGCAAGTGATTCGGCTCCGATCGATAATCATGCACCAGCTGTAAAGATCAAGAGTCCTGAAGCCTTGAGCGTGAACAATAAAAATAAAATCAAAATAACTGGAGAAATTGAAGAAGCGTCGGGAATAACGGAATTTAAAATCGACAATAAAACGGTACCTGTAACGTATAACAAGACGAATAATAAATATCAATTCTCATATGAAAAGAATTTTGTAGATGGTGTCCAAAGCTTCACGGTTAAAGCAACCGATAAATGGGATAACACGGTTTCCTTTAAACGGACGATTATGGTCGATGCAACAAAGCCAGGGTTAAAAGTTAAAGGTGTACCGGAAACTGTGGGAGCAAAAGGAAAGAATCCAAAAGTGGACGTGACGGTAGAGGATAATTTCGATGAAATCCGCCTTTACCTGAACGGAAGCGAAGTATTCTATCATGAATTCAAGGAACCATACAAAATGCGTGCCTATAAGAAGAAGATAGAGGATTTGGAGCTGCCGCTTAAAACAGGCAACAACAAGATTGAATTTAAGGTGACCGATCTTGCAGGAAATGAATCGAAGAAATCCTTTAACATCAATAAAGCTAAAAAATAA
- a CDS encoding ABC transporter permease — MPEIATNTSPILPPKEAEEKVISPWKEGWKSFRKNKVALVGLGIVAFFILIAIFAPVIAPYSFEGQKLSDKHLAPSAEHWFGTDEFGRDILSRVIYGSRISIGVGFLSVAGSVVVGSFLGIIAGYYGRWIDTIISRVFDIILAFPSILLAIAVVAVLGPSLRNALIAIAIVNVPIFGRLLRSRVLTVKEEEYVTAAKAIGMGDGRILLHHVLPNSLAPIIVQGTLAIATAIIECAALGFLGLGAQPPAPEWGKMLADSRAFIIQAPWTVLFPGLAIMLTVLGFNLMGDGLRDALDPRMKN, encoded by the coding sequence ATGCCTGAAATAGCAACGAATACTTCGCCAATCCTTCCTCCAAAAGAGGCAGAGGAAAAAGTCATTTCTCCCTGGAAGGAAGGATGGAAAAGTTTTAGGAAAAATAAGGTAGCCCTTGTGGGTCTGGGGATTGTTGCATTTTTTATCTTAATCGCCATCTTCGCGCCCGTTATTGCACCTTATTCATTTGAGGGGCAAAAGCTAAGTGATAAACATTTGGCCCCGTCTGCGGAGCATTGGTTCGGAACGGATGAATTTGGACGTGATATTTTGAGCAGGGTCATTTATGGCTCGCGCATATCAATAGGGGTCGGCTTCTTATCTGTTGCGGGATCTGTCGTGGTTGGGTCTTTTTTGGGAATCATTGCCGGTTACTACGGCAGGTGGATAGATACGATCATATCGAGGGTCTTTGACATCATTCTGGCCTTTCCAAGTATCTTGCTTGCCATTGCTGTCGTAGCCGTTTTGGGACCTTCCCTCCGCAACGCACTTATTGCCATTGCCATCGTCAATGTCCCGATATTCGGCCGGCTTTTACGTTCGCGGGTCTTAACGGTGAAAGAAGAGGAATACGTAACGGCTGCGAAGGCAATTGGAATGGGGGATGGCCGCATTCTCCTTCATCACGTCCTTCCGAATAGTCTTGCACCGATTATCGTTCAAGGTACATTGGCGATTGCAACTGCCATAATTGAGTGTGCAGCACTGGGCTTTCTCGGTCTCGGTGCACAGCCGCCAGCACCTGAGTGGGGAAAAATGCTTGCTGATTCCAGGGCGTTCATCATTCAGGCACCATGGACGGTTCTTTTCCCCGGCCTTGCGATCATGCTTACGGTACTCGGCTTTAATCTAATGGGGGATGGGCTGCGCGATGCATTGGATCCAAGAATGAAAAACTAG
- a CDS encoding ABC transporter permease, with the protein MFSYTVRRLGSLIPVLLGMAFIVFMMIRAIPGNPAQVILGQQATEEAVAAMTKELGLDKPWFIQFWDYLSGLLKGDLGVSLKTNSPVSEEIGPYLMATIELALIAMIIAVVIGVNAGIISAWFQNSWFDYVAMVIALIGLSMPIFWLGLMEQYIVSIQWDLLPTTGRDNIRDPVEAMTGLYLIDTLIAGRVDQFFEVIKHLILPGIALATIPMAIIARMTRSSMLEVMRSDFIRTARAKGMRMFWVVYKHSLKNALIPVVTVIGLQTGLLLGGAILTENIFGWPGIGTYIYDAILSRDYPVIQSGILVIAFLFVMINLVVDLLYAAIDPRIKYK; encoded by the coding sequence TTGTTTTCCTATACCGTACGACGTTTAGGATCTCTCATTCCAGTGTTACTCGGAATGGCATTTATTGTATTCATGATGATTCGGGCGATTCCTGGAAATCCGGCACAGGTGATTTTAGGGCAGCAAGCAACGGAAGAGGCAGTCGCTGCAATGACAAAGGAACTTGGTCTGGATAAACCTTGGTTCATACAGTTTTGGGATTATTTATCAGGCCTGTTAAAGGGAGACCTGGGTGTTTCTTTAAAAACGAATAGTCCGGTTTCTGAAGAAATTGGGCCGTACCTAATGGCCACGATAGAACTGGCCTTGATCGCCATGATCATCGCCGTGGTCATAGGCGTGAATGCAGGGATAATATCAGCTTGGTTTCAAAACTCATGGTTTGATTATGTCGCCATGGTGATTGCGTTGATTGGTTTGTCCATGCCTATTTTCTGGCTGGGATTAATGGAGCAATACATCGTTTCAATTCAATGGGATTTACTTCCGACGACAGGGCGGGATAATATCAGGGATCCCGTTGAAGCCATGACCGGCCTGTATTTGATAGATACACTCATAGCTGGCAGGGTCGATCAGTTTTTCGAGGTGATCAAACATCTCATTTTGCCGGGGATTGCGCTTGCGACCATTCCGATGGCCATTATTGCAAGGATGACACGGTCGTCCATGCTGGAAGTCATGAGATCGGATTTCATTCGTACGGCTCGTGCTAAAGGAATGAGAATGTTTTGGGTTGTTTACAAGCACTCCCTTAAGAATGCCCTGATTCCAGTGGTGACGGTTATCGGCCTGCAGACAGGATTACTTTTAGGCGGCGCCATATTAACGGAAAACATTTTTGGATGGCCAGGTATCGGTACATATATTTATGATGCAATACTATCTCGGGATTATCCGGTGATACAGTCCGGAATTCTTGTCATCGCCTTTTTGTTTGTCATGATTAATCTAGTTGTGGACTTGTTGTATGCAGCCATCGATCCTAGGATTAAGTATAAATAG
- a CDS encoding ABC transporter substrate-binding protein yields MKKTLALLLAGILALSLALAGCSSSTSKEKDDGKGGSSEAKGGVLIYGKGGDAVGLDPAIVTDGESFIVTQQIFETLVKYGEDDTEINPGLAESWEVSDDAKTYTFKLKTGIKFHDGTDFNADAVVKNFQRWAQSKDEGKFAYYASMFGGFEGDEGHVIKEVKAIDASTVEFTLNRPQAPFLKNLAMPTFAIASPAGIEKEGDDFTKNPSGTGPFKFKSWKPGDTIEVVKNDDYWQEGLPKLDGITFKVIKDNSARLNAAIKGEIDLMDGLNPSDISKVTGDENLQIFERASMNVGYFAFNVEKAPFDKKEVRQAISHLINKKEIIDNFYEGTAEPAKNPMPPSVSGYNDKVEDYDYDVEKAKELLKKAGLEDGFKMDLWAMPVPRPYMPDGQKVAEAIQASLKQVGIEANIVSYEWAAYLEKVQAGEAQSFMMGWTGDNGDADNFLYTLLDKDNIGSNNYARYANDEVHKLLIEAQSTADEAKRNELYGKAQEIIHDDAPWVPLVHSLPQLAGSKTVKGFVPHPTGSQSLVNVSLEN; encoded by the coding sequence ATGAAGAAAACATTGGCATTATTGCTGGCTGGTATCCTGGCTCTTTCGCTAGCGCTTGCGGGATGCTCCTCGTCTACATCAAAAGAGAAAGATGATGGTAAAGGGGGATCGAGTGAAGCGAAGGGCGGCGTATTGATATACGGTAAAGGCGGAGACGCTGTCGGTCTTGACCCGGCTATCGTAACCGATGGGGAATCATTCATCGTCACACAGCAGATTTTTGAAACGCTTGTGAAATATGGGGAAGATGACACGGAAATCAATCCGGGTCTTGCAGAATCATGGGAAGTGTCCGATGACGCAAAAACATACACATTCAAATTGAAAACCGGAATCAAGTTCCATGATGGTACTGATTTCAATGCAGATGCAGTCGTTAAAAACTTTCAACGTTGGGCACAGAGTAAGGATGAGGGTAAATTTGCGTACTATGCCTCCATGTTCGGAGGATTTGAAGGTGATGAAGGCCATGTGATCAAAGAAGTAAAAGCGATCGATGCCAGCACGGTGGAATTCACTTTGAACCGTCCGCAGGCGCCGTTCCTGAAAAACCTTGCCATGCCTACATTTGCAATAGCCAGTCCGGCTGGAATTGAAAAAGAGGGTGATGACTTCACTAAAAATCCATCTGGTACAGGTCCTTTCAAATTCAAATCATGGAAACCTGGCGATACGATTGAAGTGGTGAAAAACGATGACTATTGGCAAGAAGGACTGCCGAAACTTGATGGAATCACGTTTAAGGTCATTAAAGATAACTCTGCGCGTTTAAATGCTGCAATCAAGGGTGAAATCGACCTGATGGACGGGTTGAACCCAAGTGATATCAGTAAGGTTACAGGAGATGAAAACCTGCAAATATTCGAACGTGCATCCATGAACGTCGGGTACTTTGCTTTCAATGTTGAGAAAGCGCCATTCGACAAGAAAGAAGTGCGTCAAGCCATCTCGCATTTGATCAATAAAAAGGAAATCATTGATAATTTTTATGAAGGCACAGCAGAGCCTGCCAAGAATCCTATGCCGCCATCCGTTTCTGGCTACAATGACAAAGTCGAAGACTATGATTATGATGTAGAAAAAGCGAAAGAACTGCTGAAAAAAGCTGGACTTGAAGACGGATTTAAAATGGATCTATGGGCAATGCCGGTACCGCGCCCATATATGCCAGATGGTCAAAAAGTGGCTGAAGCCATTCAAGCAAGCCTAAAACAAGTAGGCATCGAAGCGAATATCGTTTCGTACGAATGGGCTGCATATTTAGAGAAAGTGCAGGCTGGTGAAGCCCAATCCTTCATGATGGGCTGGACAGGAGATAATGGAGATGCGGATAACTTCCTTTATACATTATTGGATAAAGATAATATCGGCTCCAACAACTATGCCCGTTACGCAAACGATGAGGTCCACAAACTGCTGATCGAAGCTCAGTCCACGGCAGATGAAGCCAAGCGCAATGAGCTGTATGGAAAAGCACAGGAAATCATCCATGATGATGCTCCATGGGTTCCGCTTGTACATTCTTTACCGCAGTTAGCCGGATCTAAGACGGTCAAAGGGTTTGTTCCACATCCAACCGGTTCACAATCCCTTGTTAATGTTTCACTAGAAAATTAA
- a CDS encoding ABC transporter ATP-binding protein, translating into MNQTLVKVENLKKHFPIKGGVLGKTIGEVKAVDGLSFSIYKGETLGLVGESGCGKSTTGRLLLRLLEPSEGNVYFEGKDLTALSSSEMRKMRREMQMVFQDPFASLNPRHTIEKILEEPLIVHGVKDKKARKARVQELLKVVGLSSYHAKRYPHQFSGGQRQRIGIARALAVNPKLIIADEPVSALDVSIQAQVLNLLQDLQEDFDLTYLFIAHDLGVVRHISDRVGVMYLGHIVELTESEGLYEDPLHPYTQALLSAVPIPDVGYKGDRVILQGDVPSPSNPPGGCPFHTRCPKAMAVCSTEKPILNEHKPGHYVACHLYN; encoded by the coding sequence ATGAATCAAACATTGGTTAAGGTAGAAAACCTAAAGAAGCATTTTCCAATCAAAGGAGGGGTTCTCGGAAAGACCATCGGAGAGGTCAAGGCAGTTGATGGTTTGTCTTTTTCCATTTATAAAGGGGAAACCTTAGGACTTGTCGGTGAAAGCGGTTGCGGAAAGTCTACTACGGGAAGATTATTGCTTCGATTGCTTGAGCCGAGTGAGGGTAATGTTTATTTCGAAGGAAAGGACCTGACAGCTTTATCTTCCAGTGAAATGAGAAAGATGCGCCGTGAAATGCAGATGGTCTTCCAGGACCCATTCGCTTCCCTCAATCCCAGGCATACCATTGAAAAAATATTGGAAGAACCGCTCATCGTTCACGGGGTTAAAGATAAAAAGGCGCGAAAGGCCCGTGTGCAGGAACTTCTTAAGGTTGTTGGCTTAAGCAGTTACCATGCTAAAAGGTATCCGCATCAATTCAGTGGGGGCCAGCGGCAGCGTATTGGCATCGCGAGGGCACTTGCAGTCAACCCCAAACTGATCATTGCCGATGAGCCGGTATCTGCACTGGATGTGTCGATCCAGGCACAGGTCTTGAATCTGTTGCAGGATTTGCAGGAAGATTTTGATTTGACCTACTTGTTCATTGCCCATGATCTTGGAGTGGTGAGGCATATCTCCGACCGTGTCGGTGTCATGTATCTTGGACATATAGTTGAATTGACGGAAAGTGAAGGACTATATGAAGATCCGCTTCATCCATATACGCAGGCTTTACTATCAGCCGTGCCCATCCCGGATGTGGGATACAAGGGGGATAGGGTAATCCTGCAGGGAGATGTTCCAAGCCCATCAAACCCGCCCGGCGGCTGTCCATTCCATACGAGATGTCCGAAGGCGATGGCAGTATGCAGTACGGAAAAGCCAATCCTGAATGAACATAAACCTGGTCACTACGTTGCTTGTCATTTATACAATTGA
- a CDS encoding ABC transporter ATP-binding protein, with product MDEPIIKVNGLRTSFRTDDGVIPVVNSIDFHVNPGEVLGIVGESGCGKSVTSLSIMGLVPSPAGKVEGEILFKGENIANASEAKMRKIRGNDIAMIFQEPMTSLNPVFTIGEQLVETLRIHKKWNKKQARHRAVEMLKLVGLGRAEELLKEYPHQLSGGMRQRVMIAMAMICEPKLLIADEPTTALDVTIQAQILELMKNLNKETDTAIMMITHDLGVVAQMCERVIVMYAGKVIEEGNVQTIFQNPKHPYTVGLLQSIPDMRIKKDRLYSIPGNVPKPGTSNLGCQFAPRCSHAMEQCINETPSLLKFDEGQHVRCWLYEDGKGAALHESNIG from the coding sequence ATGGACGAACCAATTATTAAGGTGAATGGTCTGCGAACCAGTTTTCGTACTGACGATGGGGTGATTCCTGTCGTGAATTCAATCGATTTCCATGTCAATCCTGGTGAGGTTTTAGGAATTGTTGGAGAATCGGGATGCGGAAAAAGCGTAACTTCTCTGTCCATCATGGGTCTGGTTCCTTCGCCGGCTGGTAAGGTGGAGGGGGAAATCCTTTTTAAAGGAGAGAACATCGCAAATGCCTCTGAAGCGAAAATGAGAAAAATTCGCGGAAATGATATAGCGATGATATTTCAGGAACCGATGACAAGCCTGAATCCTGTGTTCACTATTGGCGAGCAATTGGTCGAGACGCTTCGGATACATAAAAAATGGAACAAAAAACAGGCCCGGCATCGAGCGGTGGAAATGTTGAAGCTGGTTGGGCTTGGCCGTGCCGAGGAATTGCTCAAAGAATATCCGCATCAGCTTTCAGGTGGAATGAGACAAAGGGTCATGATAGCAATGGCCATGATTTGCGAGCCGAAACTCCTTATAGCCGATGAACCGACAACGGCTTTGGATGTGACGATCCAGGCACAAATCCTAGAGCTAATGAAGAATTTAAATAAAGAAACAGACACGGCAATCATGATGATTACCCATGATCTTGGGGTAGTGGCGCAAATGTGTGAACGTGTCATTGTGATGTATGCCGGCAAGGTGATCGAGGAAGGAAATGTGCAAACGATTTTCCAAAATCCGAAGCATCCTTATACGGTCGGTTTACTTCAGTCGATTCCCGATATGCGAATAAAGAAAGATCGCCTTTACTCGATACCGGGTAATGTGCCAAAACCAGGGACAAGCAACCTTGGGTGCCAGTTTGCCCCCCGATGCTCCCATGCCATGGAGCAATGTATAAATGAGACCCCGTCTCTATTGAAATTCGATGAGGGTCAGCATGTTCGCTGCTGGCTGTATGAAGATGGGAAAGGAGCTGCCTTGCATGAATCAAACATTGGTTAA
- the ssb gene encoding single-stranded DNA-binding protein yields MINQVTLVGRLTKDPELRYTPDGKAVSNITLAVNRNFRNTVGNYEADFVQCIIWKKSAENTAQYCKKGATIGITGRIQTRRYENQEGKFVYVTEVVAERVQFIGSKQNDVKPKDFEHIGL; encoded by the coding sequence ATGATTAACCAAGTTACCCTCGTCGGCAGGCTTACGAAGGATCCCGAATTAAGATACACACCCGATGGCAAGGCTGTTTCCAATATCACGTTAGCAGTCAACCGGAACTTCCGTAATACTGTCGGTAACTATGAGGCGGACTTCGTACAGTGTATCATATGGAAAAAGTCGGCTGAAAATACTGCTCAATATTGTAAAAAAGGTGCAACAATCGGCATAACTGGCAGAATACAAACAAGGAGATACGAAAATCAGGAGGGCAAATTTGTATATGTAACTGAAGTGGTTGCCGAGAGGGTTCAATTCATTGGGTCAAAACAAAATGATGTTAAGCCCAAGGATTTTGAACATATTGGTCTATAG
- a CDS encoding YwpF family protein, whose protein sequence is MKSFKLISLQIVTENLNLIDIALTDGLIINKENDARTWLLEAFVEENHFNKLQPSLPNIDGEVYIQAVITKKDNEPALFHTVLRTIRKVGNHYSLLFVGHIQKTRSKYAELLLEDLVQKGLSGDELINEFKQKIRSKPKLATNK, encoded by the coding sequence ATGAAATCATTTAAATTGATCTCGTTGCAAATTGTTACTGAAAATTTAAACTTGATTGATATCGCATTAACAGATGGACTGATTATAAATAAAGAAAATGACGCCAGAACATGGTTACTGGAAGCCTTTGTAGAAGAAAATCATTTCAATAAGCTTCAGCCCTCACTTCCCAATATAGACGGAGAGGTGTATATCCAGGCAGTCATTACCAAAAAGGACAATGAACCGGCTTTGTTCCACACTGTTTTACGTACAATAAGAAAAGTGGGCAACCATTATAGCCTTTTATTCGTTGGCCACATCCAAAAAACACGGAGCAAATATGCAGAACTCCTTCTTGAAGATTTGGTCCAAAAAGGTCTTTCCGGCGATGAATTAATAAATGAGTTCAAGCAAAAAATCCGCTCAAAGCCTAAATTAGCAACTAATAAATAA
- the fabZ gene encoding 3-hydroxyacyl-ACP dehydratase FabZ gives MLDITQIKEIIPHRYPFLLVDRIIEIDEGKRAVGLKNVSANEEFFNGHFPDYPVMPGVLIVEALAQVGAVAVLKQEEYKGRLAFFAGIDNCRFKKQVKPGDQLRLEVEIVRMRGSMGKGKAVATVDGDTACEADIMFAFGDK, from the coding sequence ATGCTTGATATCACACAAATAAAGGAAATTATCCCGCATCGTTACCCATTCTTATTAGTCGACCGGATCATAGAAATAGATGAAGGGAAAAGAGCGGTTGGATTGAAGAATGTCTCAGCAAATGAAGAATTCTTTAATGGCCATTTCCCCGATTATCCAGTTATGCCTGGAGTTTTGATTGTAGAGGCATTAGCGCAAGTCGGTGCTGTAGCCGTATTGAAGCAAGAAGAATACAAAGGACGGCTTGCCTTTTTCGCTGGAATCGATAATTGCCGCTTTAAGAAGCAAGTTAAACCAGGTGATCAGCTGCGTCTGGAAGTGGAAATAGTGCGTATGAGAGGGTCAATGGGTAAAGGAAAAGCAGTGGCAACGGTAGATGGGGATACAGCATGTGAAGCCGATATCATGTTTGCTTTTGGTGACAAATAA
- a CDS encoding DNA-directed RNA polymerase subunit beta yields MEQNRVMRQQIEEEIKEVEAKPNPRIKVRLLPIWLRLLIVIGLIFIAVLSGALLGYSVIGGGPAMDVFQKSTWTHIIDIVNKGA; encoded by the coding sequence ATGGAACAAAATCGTGTAATGAGACAACAAATTGAAGAAGAGATAAAGGAAGTCGAGGCGAAGCCGAATCCTAGAATCAAGGTCCGACTTTTGCCAATTTGGCTTCGTTTACTCATTGTTATCGGATTGATTTTCATTGCTGTATTATCCGGGGCACTATTAGGATATAGTGTGATTGGTGGAGGACCTGCAATGGATGTTTTCCAAAAATCCACATGGACCCATATTATTGATATAGTGAACAAGGGCGCTTAG